A window of the Gasterosteus aculeatus chromosome 21, fGasAcu3.hap1.1, whole genome shotgun sequence genome harbors these coding sequences:
- the gjd4 gene encoding gap junction delta-4 protein — MTGMSGSEVIFISVNHNITLMGKVWLVVMIFLRILILLLAGYPLYQDEQERFVCNTIQPGCANVCYDLFSPISLFRFWLVQLVTLCLPYFIFIIYVVHKVSKGLTVDPYPSGRTKAPPLLENHQEPFTKTSVNKTAEHKGARCFTGAYILHLLFRTLLEAGFGAAHYYLFGFHIPRRFLCQHPPCTTQVDCYISRPTEKTVMLNFMLGAAALSLFLNVLDFFCAIKRSVKQKSKSRMTVVEKIYEEEQCFLSAKQEQEGAGLPGSFRKRRGSKGSSAGLALGQETPGMERSSLPHSPGHPGCNTNGNNGYSVSQEEALERNGSEVALCPPEAMRTPRSIRVSKRSRHKPPPPPRRDLGAPPREPAVPFGDVSTAICTRRVGQYTLVELGSGAEPQTNDEEMRSEWV, encoded by the exons ATGACGGGAATGAGTGGCTCTGAGGTCATCTTCATCTCTGTGAATCACAACATCACTTTGATGG GCAAGGTTTGGCTCGTCGTGATGATCTTCCTCCGTATCCTGATCCTCCTCCTGGCTGGTTATCCTCTCTACCAGGACGAGCAGGAGCGATTCGTGTGTAACACCATTCAGCCCGGCTGTGCCAACGTGTGCTATGATCTGTTTTCTCCCATCTCACTCTTCCGCTTCTGGCTGGTGCAGCTCGTCACCTTGTGTCTCCCCTACTTCATCTTCATTATCTACGTGGTCCACAAGGTCTCGAAGGGCCTCACAGTGGACCCGTACCCCTCGGGCCGCACCAAAGCCCCACCTTTGCTCGAGAACCACCAGGAGCCGTTCACCAAGACATCTGTAAACAAGACGGCTGAGCACAAGGGGGCTCGGTGCTTCACGGGAGCCTACATCCTCCATCTGTTGTTCAGAACGTTGCTGGAGGCAGGGTTTGGGGCAGCTCACTACTATCTGTTTGGTTTCCACATCCCGAGGAGGTTCCTGTGCCAGCATCCGCCGTGCACCACCCAGGTGGACTGCTACATCTCTAGGCCCACTGAAAAGACCGTGATGCTCAACTTCATGCTCGGCGCGGCTGCTTTGTCCCTTTTCCTCAACGTGCTGGATTTCTTCTGTGCCATCAAGCGGTCGGTGAAACAGAAAAGCAAGAGCAGGATGACGGTAGTGGAGAAGATATATGAGGAAGAGCAATGTTTCCTTTCGGCTAAGCAGGAGCAAGAAGGGGCTGGTCTCCCGGGGAGCTTCCGGAAAAGGCGAGGCAGCAAGGGCTCTAGTGCAGGGCTTGCTTTAGGTCAGGAAACACCCGGCATGGAGCGCTCTTCTCTTCCACACTCTCCAGGACATCCTGGCTGCAACACCAACGGAAACAACGGCTACTCTGTTTCCCAGGAGGAAGCTCTGGAAAGGAATGGCAGCGAGGTGGCTCTTTGCCCCCCAGAGGCGATGAGGACACCTAGATCAATCCGTGTTAGCAAACGGAGTCGACACAAACCCCCACCTCCGCCCAGACGGGACCTCGGCGCGCCCCCCAGGGAGCCAGCGGTTCCCTTCGGAGACGTTTCCACAGCAATTTGTACCAGACGTGTGGGTCAGTACACGCTGGTTGAACTGGGTAGCGGCGCAGAGCCACAGACCAATGATGAAGAGATGAGATCTGAGTGGGTGTGA
- the fzd8a gene encoding frizzled-8a, which yields MDLFGVYLLLSLALLPRSSCTTAKEITCQEIAVPLCKGIGYNYTYMPNQFNHDTQDEAGLEVHQFWPLVEIQCSPDLKFFLCSMYTPICLDDYKKPLPPCRSVCERARAGCAPLMRQYGFPWPDRMKCDLLPVQGNPDTLCMDYNRTDSTTVSPVHPKPTNHPAKGYNPPKNKPSRPGAPGKYKPPTTPCEPGCKCLEPMVQVNADRHPLYNRVKTGQVTNCAMPCHNPYFTHDERAFTAFWIGLWSVLCFVSTFATVATFLIDMERFKYPERPIIFLSACYMFVSVGYIVRLIAGHEKVACHREFDLEHIHYETTGPALCTVVFLLIYFFGMASSIWWVILSLTWFLAAGMKWGNEAIASYSQYFHLAAWLIPSMKSIAVLALSSVDGDSVAGICYVGNQNLDNLRGFVLAPLVIYLFIGTMFLLAGFVSLFRIRSVIKQGGTKTDKLEKLMIRIGIFTVLYTVPATIIVACYFYEQHNRQSWEITHNCSNCLLERDRSSPDYAVFMLKYFMCLLVGITSGVWIWSGKTLDSWRTFCTRCCWGSKGTGGSMYSDVSTGLTWRSGTASSVSCPKQMPLSQV from the coding sequence ATGGACCTGTTTGGGGTTTACCTGctcctctcgctcgctctcctgCCCCGATCCAGCTGCACCACGGCCAAGGAGATCACCTGCCAGGAGATCGCCGTGCCCCTGTGTAAGGGGATCGGCTACAACTACACCTACATGCCCAACCAGTTCAACCACGACACGCAGGACGAGGCTGGACTGGAGGTGCACCAGTTCTGGCCTCTTGTCGAGATCCAGTGTTCGCCGGACCTGAAGTTCTTCCTGTGCAGCATGTACACCCCGATCTGCCTGGATGACTATAAAAAACCTCTGCCGCCGTGCCGGAGCGTGTGCGAGAGAGCCCGGGCGGGCTGCGCGCCCCTCATGAGGCAGTACGGCTTCCCCTGGCCGGACCGCATGAAGTGCGACCTGCTGCCGGTGCAGGGCAACCCCGACACCCTGTGCATGGACTATAACAGGACCGACTCCACCACGGTGTCCCCCGTCCACCCCAAACCCACCAACCACCCCGCGAAGGGTTACAACCCCCCTAAAAATAAGCCGAGCCGACCGGGCGCGCCTGGGAAATACAAGCCGCCCACCACCCCGTGTGAGCCGGGGTGCAAGTGCTTGGAGCCCATGGTGCAGGTGAACGCGGACCGTCACCCGCTCTACAACCGAGTCAAAACAGGACAGGTCACCAACTGTGCCATGCCGTGCCACAACCCGTACTTTACGCACGACGAGAGAGCGTTCACCGCCTTCTGGATAGGGCTCTGGTCCGTGTTGTGCTTCGTGTCAACTTTCGCCACCGTGGCCACTTTCCTCATCGACATGGAGCGCTTCAAGTATCCGGAGCGACCCATCATCTTCCTCTCGGCCTGTTACATGTTCGTGTCGGTCGGTTACATCGTTCGACTCATCGCCGGGCACGAGAAAGTGGCGTGCCACCGGGAGTTCGATCTGGAGCACATCCACTACGAGACCACCGGCCCCGCGCTCTGCACCGTGGTCTTCCTCCTCATTTACTTCTTCGGCATGGCCAGCTCCATCTGGTGGGTCATCCTGTCTCTGACCTGGTTCCTCGCGGCCGGGATGAAGTGGGGCAACGAGGCGATCGCCAGCTACTCCCAGTACTTCCACCTGGCCGCGTGGCTCATCCCCAGCATGAAGTCCATCGCGGTGCTGGCGCTGAGCTCCGTGGACGGGGACTCCGTGGCTGGCATCTGCTACGTGGGGAACCAGAACCTGGACAACTTGCGGGGCTTCGTCCTGGCCCCTCTGGTGATTTATTTGTTCATAGGCACTATGTTCCTCCTGGCCGGGTTCGTGTCCCTGTTCAGGATCCGCAGCGTCATCAAGCAAGGCGGCACTAAGACGGACAAGCTGGAGAAGCTGATGATTCGGATCGGGATCTTCACGGTGCTCTACACGGTGCCCGCCACCATCATAGTCGCGTGCTACTTTTACGAGCAGCACAACCGGCAGAGCTGGGAGATCACGCACAACTGCTCCAACTGCCTGCTGGAGCGCGACCGCAGCAGCCCGGACTACGCTGTTTTCATGTTAAAGTACTTCATGTGCCTTCTGGTGGGCATCACGTCCGGCGTGTGGATCTGGTCGGGGAAAACTTTGGACTCGTGGAGGACGTTTTGCACCCGGTGCTGCTGGGGCAGCAAAGGCACCGGCGGCTCCATGTATAGCGACGTGAGCACCGGGCTGACGTGGAGGTCGGGCACGGCCAGCTCCGTTTCTTGCCCCAAGCAGATGCCATTGTCCCAGGTTTga